In Anas acuta chromosome 5, bAnaAcu1.1, whole genome shotgun sequence, a single window of DNA contains:
- the FREY1 gene encoding LOW QUALITY PROTEIN: protein Frey 1 (The sequence of the model RefSeq protein was modified relative to this genomic sequence to represent the inferred CDS: substituted 1 base at 1 genomic stop codon) yields the protein MRCWLLLLAQLLAAALSLPLRQRXGYSVPEDFSALLELPQQHFGLVDDYGIKPKQPRFRTRAARERPAGLRRAGKTKRDELDLLEYYDDAHL from the exons ATgcggtgctggctgctgctgctcgcccaGCTGCTGGCGGCTGCACTCTCCCTGCCCCTGCGCCAGAGGTGAGG CTACTCAGTCCCTGAGGACTTCTCCGCCCTTCTGGAGCTCCCGCAGCAGCACTTTGGCCTGGTGGATG ATTATGGCATTAAACCAAAGCAGCCTCGCTTCAGGACCCGGGCAGCCCGGGAGCGGCCTGCAGGACTGCGCAGAGCTGGCAAAACCAAGCGCGATGAGCTTGATTTGTTGGAGTACTACGACGATGCCCACCTGTGa